The window CCCGGCCCGCAGGTGTGCCGGAGAAGAGCGTGAGCCCGCCGAAGGCACCCCGACGACCTGCGGGAACGGTCGCACGTCCGCTCGGCGGCCCCCGCGCCGGACTCCGCCGGGTCGTCGCATCCGGCCGGCCGCCGACCGCCGGCGGCCCGGGTCAATCTGCATCAAATAAGTCAAGTGTGATGACCGGCCCGGTGAATCGCCCTAGGGTGCGCCCATACCCGGGACCGAGGACGGCTCAAAGGCTGTTTTCGGCCACACCGCACACCGCACATCGAACTGGGGGGTTCATGCATAGATCCAGAGGGACGGCGATCGCTCTCGCCCTGTCCCTGGCCGGCACCGGCACGGCCATCGGCCTCGGCCTCGTCCCGCAGGCCGCGGCCGTCACCCCGCCCGTGGCCTTCACCGCCGACGCGCTGTCGACCTGGCAGCCCAACGGCGTCGTCTGGGCCCTCGCCGAAACCGGCGGTCAGGTCTTCGTCGGCGGCACCTTCTCGACCGTACGTCCCCCCTCGGGCGGCGGCGAGCAGTCGGCGGTGAACTTCGTGGCGCTCGACGCCGCGACCGGCGCCCCGACCTCCTGCGAGCTGGACTTCACCGTCGGCGGCGGCACCGCGACCGTCCGCGCGCTCACCCTCTCCCCGGACAAGAAGACCCTGTACGCGGGCGGCTACTTCGGCGCCGTCAACGGCACACCGGTCTCCAGCGTCGCCGCCATCGACGTGGCCACCTGCACGGTGAAGACCTCCTTCCGTCCGGCCTTCGCCGCCACCGTGCGCGCCCTCGCCGTCACCGGCGACACCGTCTACGCGGGCGGCGACTTCCTCACCGTCGCGGGACAGCCGCGCCAACGGTTCGCCGCCGTGGCCACGGCCGACGGCGCACTGCGCCCCTTCACCGCCGACGCGGACGATCCTGGCCGCGCCGTCGAGGTGACCCCCGACGGGGAGAACGTCCTCCTCGGCGGGGACTTCTTCACCGTCAACGGCACGAACAGCCACGCCCTCGCGGTCGTCGACGCCACGAGCGGCGCGCTCACCAGGTCCTACCCGGGCTTCATCGAGAACAACTCGGTCGTCAAGGACATCGCCACCGACGCCACCGGCTTCTACACCGCCAACGAGGGCACGGGCGGCGGCGTCTTCGACGGCCGCATCGCCGTCGACCTGAGCGACCTGAACCAGCGGTGGCGCGACACCTGCCTCGGCGCCACCCAGGCCGTGCTGCCCTACCAGAGCGTCCTGTACAGCGCCTCGCACGCGCACGACTGCTCCAGCGTCGGGGAGTTCCCCGACGGCCAGCGCCACCACCTCCTCGCCCAGCCGACGGCGAGCGTGGGCAAGCTCGGATGGGCCCCCGACACCAACGACGGCATCGGCGAGGGCATCGGCCCGCGGGTGATGACGATCGGCTCGAAGGGCGGTGCGCAGTACCTGTGGGTCGGCGGTGAGTTCACCACCGTCAACGGGGCCGCGCAGCAGAGCCTGACGCGGTTCTCCTCCACCGGGGACACCGGGGCGCCCACCGTCCCGGTCGCGAGCGCCGTCAGTTTCAAGCCGGGCGAGGTCCAGGTGCGCTGGCGCACCAGCCTCGACCTCGACGACAGCGCCCTGACCTACAAGATCTACCGCAACGGGGCGGCCGTTGCGATCGGCACGGTCACCGCGGACTCGCTGTTCTTCAGGCGCCCGCAGGCCTCCTGGACGGACACCACGGCCTCGCCCGGCCAGTCGTACACCTACCGGGTGGCGGCGACGGACGCCGCCGGCAACACCAGCGCCCTGTCGGGGACCTCGACCGTGACGGTGCCGACGTCCGTCGACGCGTACCCGAACGCCGTCCGCACCGACGGCGCCCAGCAGTACTGGCGCTACGACGAATCGGCCGCGCCGTTCGTCGCGGACTCCTCCGACGGGGGGAACCAGAGCGGCATCCACCTGAACGGCCCGGCCCTGCGCCAGACGCCCGGCGCGGTCACCGGCGCGAGCACGGCCATCGGATTCAACGGCACCAACCAACAGGTGTACGGCGACAAGCGGCAGAGCATCGGCGGCAGCTACTCGATCGAGACCTGGTTCAAGACGAACACCACCCGCGGCGGCAAGCTCCTCGGGTTCGGGAACAACCAGGACCGCAACAGCAGTCAGTACGACAAGCACATCTACATGACCAATGACGGCCGGCTCGTGTACGGCGTCTACACCGGGGCCACCCGCACCATCACGACCCCGGGCAGCTACAACGACAACCAGTGGCACCACGTCGTCGGCACCCAGGGCCCCGGCGGCATGACCCTGTACGTGGACGGCGTCCAGAGGGGAACCCTCAACGTCACCACCCACGAGAACTACACCGGCTTCTGGCACGTCGGCGCGGACAACCTGAACGGATGGCCGGACCGTCCGACGAGCGACTTCTGGGCCGGTCAACTCGACGAGAGCGCCGTCTACCCGACCGTGCTCAGCGCGGCGCAGGTGCAGAACCACCACACCCTCGCCTCCGCGCCCGCCGACTCCGTCGTCGAGGTCACGGCAGCCGAGGACACCTACGCCAACGCGGGCGCCCCGGGCACCAACTACGGCACCTCGGGCTCCCTCGCCGTGCGCGGCACCGCCCTGTACGCGAGCTACCTGCGCTTCAACCTGCCCGCCGCGCCCGCGGGCACGGTGCTCAAGTCGGCCACGCTCGCGGTCAAGACCAGCACGATGAGCGGAGCCGGCACCACCGACACCGTCTCGGTGGTCCCGATCACCGGCGCGTGGACCGAGGGCGGGACCACGTACACCAACCGCCCCGCCCTCGGCACCCCGGCGCTCGGCAGCTTCCCGGGCATCCCGGACGGCTCGGCGGTGCACAGCACCGGGTTGGACACGGACACCGTCGCGGGCGCGCTGGGCGGTTCCCACGGTCTGGCCCTGACGAGCGCGGGCACGGACGCGTTGTGGCTGTGGTCCTCGGAGGCCGCCGCCAACGAGGGGACACCGCGCCTGACGCTGACCTTCGGCGCGCCGTGATCCGATAGCGGGACCGGTGGGGGCGCGGACCGACCGGTCCGCGCCCCTTCGCGTGCCGCCCCGCGACCGCCCGGACGGCTGTTCCTAACCCAGGTCGTACGTGAACGCGTACGCGACGGAGGGCTCGCCGTGACGGGCGGTGAAGGAACCCGAACCCGAGAGGCCCGCCAACTCTCCCGTGGCGCTGCCCGGGACCACCGAGAACGTGCAACGCGTGGTGCCGTCGGCGTCGAAGGTGCCGCGCTCCTCCCACACGAACGTGCCCGCGCGCCCGTCCACCCGGCCCGCCACCAACTCCATGCCGGCGAAGCCGCCCGAGGTCGGCGACGCGTACGCCACCGTGTAGTCACAGGTCGTCGCGGCGGCCTCGACACCCCCGGAGAAGGCGTTGGTGACGGTGGCGTGAGCCAGGCGCGGCGTCGCGTCGGCCGGGCCGACCGGAAGTTCCTTCCAGTCGGCGAAGGTGAAGGTGCCGGTCGTGGACGTGGGCATGCGGGGCTCCCGACTCTCTGCGGTCGGGCAGGACCTCCGCCCGATGTGTGAGCAGCATCGACGGCATACCTGACACCCTCTGTCAGGTATGCCGCGACAATGGCGCCATGCGCGCCGACCGTCTCCTCTCGCTGCTGCTCCTGCTCCAGAACCGCGGCCGGATGACCGCGCCCGAACTCGCCGCGGAACTGGAGGTCTCGGTCCGCACCGTCTACCGGGACGTCGAGGCCCTCGGCGCCTCC of the Streptomyces sp. NBC_01426 genome contains:
- a CDS encoding DUF3224 domain-containing protein, which encodes MPTSTTGTFTFADWKELPVGPADATPRLAHATVTNAFSGGVEAAATTCDYTVAYASPTSGGFAGMELVAGRVDGRAGTFVWEERGTFDADGTTRCTFSVVPGSATGELAGLSGSGSFTARHGEPSVAYAFTYDLG
- a CDS encoding DNRLRE domain-containing protein, whose protein sequence is MHRSRGTAIALALSLAGTGTAIGLGLVPQAAAVTPPVAFTADALSTWQPNGVVWALAETGGQVFVGGTFSTVRPPSGGGEQSAVNFVALDAATGAPTSCELDFTVGGGTATVRALTLSPDKKTLYAGGYFGAVNGTPVSSVAAIDVATCTVKTSFRPAFAATVRALAVTGDTVYAGGDFLTVAGQPRQRFAAVATADGALRPFTADADDPGRAVEVTPDGENVLLGGDFFTVNGTNSHALAVVDATSGALTRSYPGFIENNSVVKDIATDATGFYTANEGTGGGVFDGRIAVDLSDLNQRWRDTCLGATQAVLPYQSVLYSASHAHDCSSVGEFPDGQRHHLLAQPTASVGKLGWAPDTNDGIGEGIGPRVMTIGSKGGAQYLWVGGEFTTVNGAAQQSLTRFSSTGDTGAPTVPVASAVSFKPGEVQVRWRTSLDLDDSALTYKIYRNGAAVAIGTVTADSLFFRRPQASWTDTTASPGQSYTYRVAATDAAGNTSALSGTSTVTVPTSVDAYPNAVRTDGAQQYWRYDESAAPFVADSSDGGNQSGIHLNGPALRQTPGAVTGASTAIGFNGTNQQVYGDKRQSIGGSYSIETWFKTNTTRGGKLLGFGNNQDRNSSQYDKHIYMTNDGRLVYGVYTGATRTITTPGSYNDNQWHHVVGTQGPGGMTLYVDGVQRGTLNVTTHENYTGFWHVGADNLNGWPDRPTSDFWAGQLDESAVYPTVLSAAQVQNHHTLASAPADSVVEVTAAEDTYANAGAPGTNYGTSGSLAVRGTALYASYLRFNLPAAPAGTVLKSATLAVKTSTMSGAGTTDTVSVVPITGAWTEGGTTYTNRPALGTPALGSFPGIPDGSAVHSTGLDTDTVAGALGGSHGLALTSAGTDALWLWSSEAAANEGTPRLTLTFGAP